Proteins co-encoded in one Eschrichtius robustus isolate mEscRob2 chromosome 8, mEscRob2.pri, whole genome shotgun sequence genomic window:
- the GPR85 gene encoding probable G-protein coupled receptor 85: MANYSHAADNILQNLSPLTAFLKLTSLGFIIGVSVVGNLLISILLVKDKTLHRAPYYFLLDLCCSDILRSAICFPFVFNSVKNGSTWTYGTLTCKVIAFLGVLSCFHTAFMLFCISVTRYLAIAHHRFYTKRLTFWTCLAVICMVWTLSVAMAFPPVLDVGTYSFIREEDQCTFQHRSFRANDSLGFMLLLALILLATQLVYLKLIFFVHDRRKMKPVQFVAAVSQNWTFHGPGASGQAAANWLAGFGRGPTPPTLLGIRQNANTTSRRRLLVLDEFKMEKRISRMFYIMTFLFLTLWGPYLVACYWRVFARGPVVPGGFLTAAVWMSFAQAGINPFVCIFSNRELRRCFSTTLLYCRKSRLPREPYCVI; encoded by the coding sequence ATGGCGAACTATAGCCATGCAGCTGACAACATTTTGCAAAATCTCTCTCCTCTAACAGCCTTTCTGAAACTGACTTCCTTGGGTTTCATAATAGGAGTCAGCGTGGTGGGCAACCTTCTGATCTCCATTTTGCTAGTGAAAGATAAGACCTTGCATAGAGCACCTTACTACTTCCTGTTGGATCTTTGCTGTTCAGATATCCTCAGATCTGCAATTTGTTTCCCATTTGTATTCAACTCTGTCAAAAATGGCTCTACCTGGACTTATGGGACTCTGACTTGCAAAGTGATTGCCTTTCTGGGGGTTTTGTCCTGTTTCCACACTGCTTTCATGCTCTTCTGTATCAGTGTCACCAGATACTTAGCTATTGCCCATCACCGCTTCTATACAAAGAGGCTGACCTTTTGGACGTGTCTGGCTGTGATCTGCATGGTGTGGACTCTGTCTGTGGCCATGGCATTCCCCCCAGTTTTGGATGTGGGCACTTACTCATTCATTAGGGAAGAAGATCAATGTACCTTCCAACACCGCTCCTTCAGGGCTAATGATTCCTTAGGATTTATGCTGCTCCTTGCCCTCATCCTCCTAGCTACACAGCTTGTCTACCTCAAGCTGATATTTTTTGTCCACGACCGAAGGAAAATGAAGCCAGTCCAGTTTGTAGCAGCAGTCAGCCAGAACTGGACTTTTCATGGCCCTGGAGCCAGTGGCCAGGCAGCTGCCAATTGGCTAGCAGGATTTGGAAGGGGTCCCACACCACCCACCTTGCTGGGCATCAGGCAAAATGCAAACACCACGAGCAGAAGAAGGCTATTGGTCTTAGATGAGttcaaaatggagaaaagaatcaGCAGAATGTTCTATATAATGACTTTTCTCTTCCTAACCTTGTGGGGCCCCTACCTGGTGGCCTGTTACTGGAGAGTTTTTGCAAGAGGGCCTGTAGTACCAGGGGGATTTCTAACAGCCGCTGTCTGGATGAGTTTTGCCCAAGCAGGAATCAATCCTTTTGTCTGCATTTTCTCCAACAGGGAGCTGAGGCGCTGTTTCAGCACAACCCTTCTTTACTGCAGAAAATCCAGGTTACCAAGGGAACCTTACTGTGTTATATGA